The Granulicella sp. 5B5 nucleotide sequence GACTCTCGGCATCGTTCTTCACTTCTTCATCGCATTTGCGCTCGCGGCTGTCTTCTATGCGCTCACCCTGCCGTTGCCCATGATCCTGCGACACCCATGGTTCTGTGGTGCCCTCTTCGGTGCAGTCGTGCACCTCGCTATGAGCTTCATCATCGTGCCACTCTCACGCGCTGCCAAACGCACCTTCAACCTGAAGGCCTGGATCACACAACTCGCGGTCCACATCCTCTGCGTCGGCATGCCCATCGCCCTCGTGCAGCACACCATCCTGCAATAGACAGCGCCTACAACTCCACCGCTTCGCCGCCCCACGCCGCAGGATCGACATCCTCCACCGTCTGCGTCAGCGTCCATCGGTGTCCGGCGAAGTCCTCCAGCGTGGCCTGCCGCTCGCCATACATATGCGTCTGCGGTTCGTGCGTCACGCTCGCCCCATGCTCCCGCGCCCGGGCACACACGGCATCGACATCCTCCACGCGCAGCATCGTCGAGCTCTTCGTCCCCCACTGCTTATCGGGCCCCTGCTCACCCACAATCACGCAGGCCTTGCCATGCCACATCTGCACCCGATGGCTCGCAATCCGCAACCGCACGCGAAGCCCGAACGCAGCCTGCAGCCATGTCACCGCCGCATCCACATCCGGATACGCCACCACCGGAATCACCCCACAAGGCGGAGCCGACCGGTTCACCACAGCCACCTCCCTACTCCCTAAAAACTATACCGCGCCCCCATCTCAATCCGCCGCCCATTGTCTGCGGCATAAGGAACCCCAAACGTAGGCGACCCCAGCACACCGCCCACCGACGTCACATTCAGGTGGTTCAGCGCATTCGCCGACCGCACATTCAGCGTCAGCGACTGCGGATGGTCCGCCTTCGCGTTCCTCGTCAGCGCAAACGTCCGCTGCACGTTCAGGTTCAAGTAGTAGGTCCAGGGCATCACGCCAACGTTGCGCGGCAGCACACCCGTGCCGCCGCTCGCCACCAGCAGGCCATACGGCGTCTGGACGGCTCCAGCCTGCCCCGGCAGCGCATACTGCGGCCTGTCATTGAAGTTGCCATCGCCATTGTTGTCGAATCCTGTCGTCACGTTGTAGTGCGCATCACCGCCGCCATGGAAGTCGGCACTCAGCTGCACCTTCTCCGGCAGCTTCAGGCTCGCATTGCCAAAGATGTTCCACTCCGGTTGGCCGGTGCGGTGCGCATACTCACCCGTCTCCACGCCCGTCGTCTGCGGAGTCGAGAGCTCATTGTCGTCCGTGTCGTCGATCAGGTTCACGCGCACGCCGCCGAAGAAAAACTGGAAGCGCTTCAGTGTATGGTTCTCCACCCCGACAAACGTCGCGTTCACGCGTCCCTGCCCGCTGTTGTTCATCTGCAGGATGTTCGTGTTCGCCGGCCCCGGCCGCGGCCCGGTAGGTTCACCATTCAGCGGCGAGTTGATGTTCTCCGTCCGCGAGTAGTTCCAGATCCGCCCAACGTACCAGTCAGCCGAAAGGTTGAACCCCGCAGGCAGCGCGCGCGTGCCGCCAACATTCTCCGCGCCCCACGTCAGGTTTGAGATGTGCGGATCGAACTGCCGCAAGCTATAGATCGGCGTCCCGCCCGCCTCCGGATTGCACGTAGCCGCACCATTGCAGAACACAGCGTTGTACACCGTGCTCGTCACGCGCTTCGTACCGTCCTCGCGCAGTACCTCAGCGATATCGCTTGTGCCATACCGCCCTGCAAACAAGCCTGCGTGCGCATGCAGCGTCCAGCGGCCCTTCTTGTCTGGAGACCACAGCACGCCAGCACGCGGCGTAAACGAGCTCAGCACCGTCGGGTCATTCTGCCAGTAGTATCGCGCACCGCTTGCGATATGCACACCACGTCCCACGTTCCAATCGTCCTGGATAAACACCGCATTCTGAAACTGAGTAAAGCTCACCTTCGGCGTGCCGGTCACAACGGAATACGCCGTCGGCGC carries:
- a CDS encoding VOC family protein, producing the protein MAVVNRSAPPCGVIPVVAYPDVDAAVTWLQAAFGLRVRLRIASHRVQMWHGKACVIVGEQGPDKQWGTKSSTMLRVEDVDAVCARAREHGASVTHEPQTHMYGERQATLEDFAGHRWTLTQTVEDVDPAAWGGEAVEL